A stretch of DNA from Raphanus sativus cultivar WK10039 unplaced genomic scaffold, ASM80110v3 Scaffold2577, whole genome shotgun sequence:
AAGAAAGGTCTACTATCGAAGAAGGATTGAAATGGCTGAAACGATTTTGTGAAAGGTCGAGAGAGGTGATATGGTTTGAAGACAAGATTTGACCACTGAAATCATTACGTGAAAGGTTTAGAGTGGTTAGAGAATGAGGTTTTGAAGACTGCTATTGGAATGAAACTTGCCACGTAGGTAGCTGCAACTAAGGTCTAGCTCAATCACTTCACCTGATTTGGCACTGCACGTGATACCCTCCCAAGTACAACAATCGCTGTTATTCGCCCATGACTCTGTCTTCCGATGAGACTTAATACCATTGCTAATACAATAATCATAAGCATAGGGAGAGTTTTGAACCTCGAACTCGGTCTTGAATTGGAGAAGTGCATCCCTTTGGTCCAGACGACACAAGTGCGAAGTTGGAACCGCAGACACGTCCTCATAATTGTGAACGAATAAGAAAAGTATAGAAAGAGTAAGAAAAATGGTACTGGTTAAGTTCCAAAAGACTTTCATTcttctttataatttttcttgAATATCAAAAATGAAAGAGCATAAAGGACAAGGAAATTGGTGATGGGTAACATGCTTCCATGCCCATCtctttatatacaaaataatagtcTCTGTATTTATTATTTCACAAAGAAAAATCCAATATTCATCACATCCAAAGCAAAATCTTTATGTCGGATGGTCAAATTTCCACACATTTTGGTCAATTAAACCTATGAAGCACGGCTACGGCAATCAATAGCTGTCTCACGTACCGGAGACGTTTGCGAGACTAGTAAAAGCACGGGACGACTCAGAAACGTCCCTCCCACGTTTAGGAGCATTGAAGGGACAGGAAGAATCTTTGGGGACGGAGTGAATAGATATGGAGACGTTTCAGAGACTCCTGAGtgtaaaaatattcttatactTTTAAAGATGCATCAACTCCGTATCATGTCACTACTCTCCAAACATATCAAACGAGATCACACACAAGTATACAAAGGAGTGAAGGACAGAAACAGCTTCAAGAAAACAACAAACTCAACTGAAACATAGCAAGTCAATTGTTAATATTAGAGTCAAGACACGGGAGCAAAGCCTATGTTTTGTGGTATGTTTCACTGTCCATGGTTTTCCATCTTCATTCAATAGAGTGATCCCACATTTACGATTCATCAAACCGTTAGACCTTGAAAAGTCTGTTGGAAGAAACTGCAACGTATACAAAGAATAgtttatattcaaaaaaaaattatactatttcTGGTTTATCAAATGCAGAGCCGCAGAGGAGCAAACTTTCACCAGCATGTCTCTGCTTAGATTCTTGGCGGTGACACGAGTTACAGAACAGGATTTTATCTGATAGAGATCCTGCTTCTTGATACTTATCCGAGTCTGATTCCTTTCCCACTTTACTTAGCTGTGAAAAAAATGTGTCCAAAATAGTATCCCTCTTGAATCTAGCCTCCCTGAAGATTCACAGAGGTGAGGTCAAATCTTGAAGATAGCCCAAGTTTCGTTGAGTTTTCGAAGCCGGTGAAAGTGTTGTTGGAAAGATTCAGGTAAATCAGCTTTGGTAGCCTCCATAACCAGCCAGGCACTTGTCCtttgattttattgttggaAATGTCTAGAAACGACATATATTGCGATCTTGCAAACTCCGGAAACTCGGTGATACCGCAGCCTGACAAGTGCAACTGATACAATAAAGGGGGAACGGGAACTGGACTCTTGTTTGTGATTGAAACAAGGTTGCCTGAGAGATCCAACAACCCGAGCCTCTTAAAATACGACAAGAAATCATTCAAGTCAATGGTAGTGGTCGTGTTCAAATAGGATATGTCAAGATATGCGAGCGACTTGAGATGTGAGAAGATACTAAAGTCAACTGGACCTTGTGTCTTGTAATCGGAAAGTTCAAGTTCGACGAGGTTGGTAAACTTTGATATCGTGCCTGGGATTGGCCCTCTCAATTTGTTATTGCCAACATATAACCTTCGTAGCTTAGGTGGTGAAGATATATTCCCAAACTCAAGAATACCGTTGAGTTGGTTATCAGACAAATCAACAGTATCCATAGAAGGAAGGGTGAAGAGGGAAGAAGGCAGGGTTCCAGTGAAAGCATTGTTACTTGCGGAAAAAAACGACAATTTGGATAGTGAAGTGATGTTATGAGGAATTGTTCCTGTGAACTGATTGTAAAAGAGTCTTAAATATGACAACCCTGTCAAATTCAGTAGTGCAATCGGAAAGCTTCCATTGAGCCTATTTAGACCAACATCTAATCTGGTCAACTGGTTTAGATTTCCAAAAGAAGATGGGATTTCTCCAACAATATCGTTCCCAGAAAGGTCAAGATAATCGAGGTTATATAGATTTCCAATAGAAGATGGAATCTTACCCGTAATTTGATTCAAATTAAGATCAAGGTAAGTGAGATGAGAAAGATTTCCAATTGAAGATGGAATCTGACCAGAAAAGCTATTAAATGAAAGATCGAGAGAGGTGAGATAAGAAAGGTCTACAATGGAAGAAGGATTGAACTCGCTGAAACTATTTCGCGAGAGGTTGAGGGAGGTGATATGAGAAAGGTTTCTGATAGAAGACATGATTTCACCACTAAAACCATTAGCTGAAAGGTTTAGAGTGGTTAGAGAATGAAGTTTTCGAAGACTGCTATTGGAATGAAGCTTGCCAAGTAGGTTGCTGCAACTAAGGTCTAGTTCGATCACTTCACCTGATTTGGCATCGCACGTGATACCCTCCCAAGTACAACAGTCGCTGTTATTCATCCATGACTCTGTCTTCCCATGAGGCTTCTtaataagatttaaataatCACAATAAGAATCAACGGAAGAGTTTAGAACCTGAAACTCGTTCTTGAATTGGAGAAGTGCATCCCTTTGTTCCGGCCGACACAGGTGCCTAGTAGGAACCG
This window harbors:
- the LOC130505782 gene encoding receptor-like protein 53 — translated: MKGFWNLTSTISLTLSILFLFGYDYEDVSAVPTRHLCRPEQRDALLQFKNEFQVLNSSVDSYCDYLNLIKKPHGKTESWMNNSDCCTWEGITCDAKSGEVIELDLSCSNLLGKLHSNSSLRKLHSLTTLNLSANGFSGEIMSSIRNLSHITSLNLSRNSFSEFNPSSIVDLSYLTSLDLSFNSFSGQIPSSIGNLSHLTYLDLNLNQITGKIPSSIGNLYNLDYLDLSGNDIVGEIPSSFGNLNQLTRLDVGLNRLNGSFPIALLNLTGLSYLRLFYNQFTGTIPHNITSLSKLSFFSASNNAFTGTLPSSLFTLPSMDTVDLSDNQLNGILEFGNISSPPKLRRLYVGNNKLRGPIPGTISKFTNLVELELSDYKTQGPVDFSIFSHLKSLAYLDISYLNTTTTIDLNDFLSYFKRLGLLDLSGNLVSITNKSPVPVPPLLYQLHLSGCGITEFPEFARSQYMSFLDISNNKIKGQVPGWLWRLPKLIYLNLSNNTFTGFENSTKLGLSSRFDLTSVNLQGG